In the genome of Xyrauchen texanus isolate HMW12.3.18 chromosome 33, RBS_HiC_50CHRs, whole genome shotgun sequence, one region contains:
- the LOC127626569 gene encoding transcription factor Sox-8-like: protein MSKEPDKSPFERENSAFIDDMDSDPASSPSTCDEHGSKQAHTGTSNKPNSEEDDRFPPCIRDAVSQVLKGYDWSLVPIPMLGNRSLKDKPHVKRPMNAFMVWAQAARRKLADQYPHLHNAELSKTLGKLWRLLSESEKRPFVEEAERLRLQHKKDYPDYKYQPRRRKSLKPGQSELDAGIEKNHHPSDEMYKVEPGVRGMHHQPLHGVQPHGPPTPPTTPKADQHQGAKLESARQNIDFSNVDISELSSDVIGNMGTFDVREFDQYLPLNGHAAVNTENNSGQHSSSGCFSASYQHHHPHSNVLTWNKGSGSPSTSSRNSTNESSQQRLLIKTEQLSPSHYGVSHGSPTQFELGSSSVSSSLNDCPDLQSSSYFTTFSRYPTGIYQYPYFHSSRRSYVTPVMNSLSSPSHSPGASWEQPVYTTLTRP from the exons ATGTCAAAGGAGCCGGATAAAAGTCCTTTTGAGAGAGAAAACTCAGCTTTTATTGACGATATGGACTCTGATCCAGCGTCTTCTCCATCAACATGTGACGAACACGGATCCAAGCAGGCGCACACCGGGACCAGCAACAAGCCGAACAGCGAGGAGGATGACCGCTTCCCGCCGTGTATTCGAGATGCTGTGTCACAGGTTCTCAAAGGCTATGACTGGTCCCTGGTTCCGATCCCTATGCTGGGTAACAGATCTTTGAAAGACAAGCCTCATGTGAAGAGACCCATGAACGCGTTTATGGTGTGGGCTCAGGCTGCGCGCAGAAAACTGGCAGATCAGTATCCGCATCTCCACAACGCAGAACTAAGCAAGACTCTGGGCAAGTTGTGGAG GCTGCTGTCTGAAAGTGAAAAAAGACCTTTTGTGGAAGAGGCGGAGAGACTGCGGCTCCAGCACAAGAAAGACTATCCAGATTATAAGTATCAGCCCCGGAGGAGAAAAAGCCTAAAGCCGGGTCAAAGCGAGCTGGACGCGGGGATTGAGAAGAATCATCACCCTTCGGATGAAATGTACAAGGTAGAACCGGGTGTGAGAGGCATGCACCATCAACCGCTCCATGGTG TACAACCACATGGCCCTCCCACACCTCCCACCACCCCAAAAGCCGATCAGCACCAAGGTGCGAAACTGGAGAGCGCGAGACAGAATATCGACTTTAGCAATGTGGACATATCAGAGCTCAGCAGTGACGTCATTGGCAACATGGGCACTTTCGACGTCCGTGAGTTCGATCAGTACCTGCCGTTAAACGGTCACGCAGCGGTTAACACGGAGAACAACAGCGGGCAGCACTCCAGTTCTGGCTGTTTCAGCGCATCCTATCAACATCATCATCCCCACAGTAATGTTTTGACATGGAACAAGGGCTCGGGGTCACCATCCACATCCTCGCGGAACAGCACAAATGAGTCAAGCCAACAAAGACTGCTCATTAAAACAGAACAATTAAGTCCCTCTCATTACGGAGTGTCTCACGGGTCACCGACCCAGTTTGAACTGGGCTCATCCTCCGTCTCCAGCTCCCTCAATGACTGTCCCGACCTGCAGAGCTCCAGTTACTTCACTACATTTTCCAGGTACCCGACCGGCATTTATCAATATCCATATTTCCATTCATCCAGACGATCGTATGTGACTCCCGTTATGAACAGTTTGTCAAGTCCATCTCACAGTCCTGGGGCAAGCTGGGAACAGCCGGTGTACACAACGTTAACTCGGCCATGA